gcctcctcggcgacctcaAGGTTATTCGCatgcccgcggcgtgcgtgcTGCTGATGATTTCGCGGTTTGAGagcttcgagcgcgcgggcgcgcccgtcgtggcTAACGTCCTGTCCTCGcagcccggcgcgctcgcgacgatcgtTACTAACCTGGGTCTGTGTCACAgcgtcggcgatggagctgggggcgcgcggggaccgcAAGGCCGGGCCGACGCGTTGGTTCAAGCCGCCGAGAACCTCTACGGAGCCGGGTCCGACATGAGCGGCAAACCGTGGCCCCGGACGAGGGCGTGCGACGaccacgtcctcgtcgggagCTTCGTggtggcgtgcgcgaggcTCTTCGGGctgttcgcgcgcgtcgccccgcgcgtggtgtgcgacgagctcgaggcgcccCTCTTGCGTTTGGCCTTTGCGGATGGGGACcggggcgcgaggtgcgcggcggccgaggccgtcgcggGTGTCCTCGCGTCCCGCTCGCCCCCACCTTGGGCGGCGCCCCTTCTTCTCAGGGCTTTCGACGAGGCCGCGAACGATTCCACGGAGGAGTGGCTCCGCGCGGTTCggtacgcggcgagggggggcggtgactcaccgggcggtgactcaccgggcgctGGATGCGAACccctgctcgccgcgctctccgcccCGGTTCGCCAAACGACGGCCACCGTGTCGCAGCAGGCGAGGCGTCTCGAGGCTGCGCTCAtgtgcgtcgccgagctcgccgcgccgcccgtctccgacgcgtccatcgcgttcCAGGAATCGTTCatggacgagctcctcgcgacTGGCGAGTCGAGCCCGCTCGCGAACCCCTCCAGGGCTAcgcgggacgaggcggcAAAGTTGGCGGCGCAGCTCatcggcgcgcacggcggcgacgacgaggacgtcgcgtgTGTTGGGGTGGATCACGAGAGGTTGCACGCGGGTCtgcgcgccaaggcgaacGCGCTGCTGGCGCAGTTCGTGGAGTgcgcccccgacgcgtgcagggaggcgctcgagcgccgacCCTCCGAGTCACCGAGCGGGGGGGATCCCGACGATCCAaaaggcgtcgtcgtcgtggacctGGACCGTCCGTCCGATCCCCAAACGAAGGAGGGAGAGGGGTTCAAGGCTCCCGAGGGGCGGGGCCAGCACTGGCTCGAGGGTTCGTTCCTCACGGTGATCCAGCTGGCGAAAcacgggggcgtcgcgaacgtcgcgggttCCGTCGCGAAGATGCTCCCGTTTGTCCTCAAGGTGCAGGAGTGCCCGGACCGGGAgttcgcgctcgtggcgaaGCGAACGCTGACGTACCTCAAGTACCTCGTGtttccgcggcggcacctcgcggcggcggtggcgggcaCGCTGGAGGGGATGAGGGATTCCAGTCAGTGGcacgcgagagccgcggggCTCAAGTTTTGCCAGGCGTTTTCCTACCGCCACTCGTTCACGCTGTCCGAAGAcgagatggcggcgctgagggacgaGACGTTCGATCGACTGTGCGACGCGCAGATCGAGGTGCGatcgctcgcgagggacacCCTCGTGGGATTCTTGAagggcgtcggggcggtgagcgccgccgcggctggagTTCGAGCTCGatgcctcgccgccgccgccgagctgccgccgcggaagcGAGGCCGACCCCCCCCgaacggaggaggcggctcCGCCGGCGATCGACTCGAcccgtccggcggcgggagggatactcccgacgaggacgccaaggcggcgcggcaCGGGTGCGTCCTCGGTCTCAGCGCGTGCGTCCTGTCCGCGCCTTACGACGTGCCGGAATGGATGCCGGAAGTGTTGGAGGAgctctcgcgccgcgccaacGAGCCGAACCCGGTCAAGGACACGGTGCGACTGGCGTTCTCGGAGTTTAAGAAGACGCACCAGGACGCGtgggcggagacgcgcgcggcgttcacgAGCGAGCAGTGGGAGACGATATCGATGGGGATGGAGTTGGCGCCGAGTTACATCGTGTGAAACAGTCGACATTTATTTTTTTTCGTGACTGGCTCGCGGGTCCCGCTCGCGATCGATAGCGCAGGAGATTCGGGCGagacgccgcgtcggggttGCCCACCCGCCACCCAACCACTTCGAGCCGCGCCTCTTCGGTGCGCCCGAGTCTTTCGCCGAGCGTTCTTTCGCCGAGCGAGGAAGGCGTCACTCCGGACGTTTTCCtgctgctcgtcgtcgagcgtcgtcccgcgcggcgccctcgagcgcACCTCTCGACCGCCTCGTCACCCGAACCAATCGCACCACGCGGTTCTCGGTAGCCAAGGTTCCGGTCTGACGCGGGAACCATGCAGCGCATGGCCTCCATGATGGGCGGCTCTCGCGATGCGGAATCCCACACGGACTATCAGCCTCTTCCGGGCGGTGAATTCGACGACATCGGTGAGCCTCCACCCGACGTCCCATCGCGGAGGCCGGGGGCAcccccacccccgccgctgccgcggAGAAAGAATCCTtccccgtccgcggcgccctccccgATTTCTTTTTCCTGACGCTTCGGTCCCCTCTCCCTCGTGCCTCCATCTCAGGCGGGATGCGTCAGCCGGACTTCTCGCAGGACGGCGGCTCAGGCGTGACGCACACGAACGCGCAGAATCACGGCGGCAATCTCATCGCGACGTGCCCCAAGTGCGCGTCCCAGCTGCTCATCCCGCCCGGCGTGCCGACGGTGGCGTGCGGCTCCTGCGGGCAGGCCATCTCCCCGGTCGTCTCCGGTGGGAACGGAGCCCCCGCGCAGCCGCCCGGGGCCCAACCCTTCACGAGGATGGTCAAATGCCCGctctgcgccgcggtgctgcAGCAACCTCCCGGTGCGTCGCTGGCCGTGTGCGGGGGATGCCACCAGGTCATCGCGATGCCGGGGGATAACGACGGGGGGAACGCGCAACCGcacgcgagctcgggggtTGGTGTGGCAGACGCGTCGGGAGAGGCGGGCATGCCGCCCATCATCGCGTGCCCGTCGTGCCAGATGAGGCTGCAACCTCCGCCGGGTGCGCCGCTGGTGGCGTGCGGTGGGTGCAGGCAGGTCATGCAGgtgcccggcgtcgcgcagtcGTGACGAGATGACGAATCACCCCCaatcccccgcgcgcgacgacgtagGAGCCGCCACGCACGCTTGTATCACCTTCAATCTTAGCCCACGGATGTTTAACAAAGAGTCGGATGTTCAACGAAGAGACctttcgcgcgcgcacgcggacaACCAACGATGTCTCGTTACAACTGCTCAATCTCGCTCACAAAATCTCACTCGACGCAACCAACCTCACGGAATCGTTCGCTCACgagccgagggcgagggtgagctccgcctcgcacgcgagatcctcgccgacgaagcACTGCCCCTTCATCTTGGCGATGCCGAAGCGCTTGTTCATCTTGGTGAGGACCACCTTCATCACGAGCTGGTCGCCCGGGACGACGGGCCTGCGGAActtgacgccgtcgatgccggcgaagaagaactCCTGCTGGgttccgccgtcgcccgatGCGGCGGGGTCGAGCATGATGAGACCGCCGACctgcgccatcgcctcgaCCATGAGAACGCCGGGCATGATGGGGCGCTGGGGGAAGTGACCGGGGAAGAAGTTGTCGTTGATGGTCACGTTCTTGAGGCCGATGGCGTAGGAGCCCTGCTCGATCTCGAgcacgcgatcgacgaggaggaagggGTAGCGGTGGGGGAGGAGCTTCATgatggcgtcgatgtccATCTCCATGGGAAGCGCCTTGCCCATGCCCTTGGCCTCGGAGCCCGGGACCGGcttgtcgtcggcggcgcggacgacgaggccagcggcgcgagccttgGAGGAAACCTTGGAGCCCATCGCGAGGGGGGCGCCCTGGACGGCGCGCCTCTGCGTGAAGGCGACGGGGGCCttggagacggcgcgggccttggcggaggcgaccgcgacgggcgcgcgcacggaggtggcggaggtGACGGCGAACATCTCTATTGCTATCGGTGCGTTCGTATATGACGAGGGGAGTCCATCGGATAAAGATGAAGGGGAAAGCAAGTGGCAGGTGCGCTCCCATTGGTCAACACGTTTCCAGTCTACGACTCAACAATCGACGGTCTAAATTGTATAGCCCCGACGCCCCcaaccgcggcggatgcctAATACACGTAAGGGATCAGCCTGTACTTGACGACGGCGCAGTACTTGTCCCAGTCCTTCCCGTACTTCTCCTGGCACGCCTCGCCGTCCCGCATGTCCCTGTGCACGAGCAGGATGCCGAAGTAGATGACGTAAAAGTAAGGCACGAGGTGAGCGAACCCGCACGGCAGGCACCAGGCCCACGCCATGAGCCAGTCGCCCAGGTAGTTGACGTGCC
This DNA window, taken from Micromonas commoda chromosome 2, complete sequence, encodes the following:
- a CDS encoding predicted protein, whose protein sequence is MRQPDFSQDGGSGVTHTNAQNHGGNLIATCPKCASQLLIPPGVPTVACGSCGQAISPVVSGGNGAPAQPPGAQPFTRMVKCPLCAAVLQQPPGASLAVCGGCHQVIAMPGDNDGGNAQPHASSGVGVADASGEAGMPPIIACPSCQMRLQPPPGAPLVACGGCRQVMQVPGVAQS
- a CDS encoding predicted protein (Thiolase are ubiquitous enzymes that catalyze the reversible thiolytic cleavage of 3-ketoacyl-CoA into acyl-CoA and acetyl-CoA, a 2-step reaction involving a covalent intermediate formed with a catalytic cysteine), with amino-acid sequence MKLLPHRYPFLLVDRVLEIEQGSYAIGLKNVTINDNFFPGHFPQRPIMPGVLMVEAMAQVGGLIMLDPAASGDGGTQQEFFFAGIDGVKFRRPVVPGDQLVMKVVLTKMNKRFGIAKMKGQCFVGEDLACEAELTLALGS